The sequence ACGATGAATTGATTGCCTACGTTGACCACAAGGTCAAAAGGAGAGAGCTTGGACTCGAATAAGACACAGAAAATCCTCAACCTACTGGGCTTAGCCCAGCGAGCAGGTCGTTTGATTTCAGGCGAAGAATTGGTTGTGGAAGCCATTCAGAAAAAACAGGCCAAACTCGTCTTTTTAGCCGAGGATGCTGGTCCCAATCTAAGAAAAAAAATTACTGACAAAAGTCAGACTTATCAAGTAGAAGTTGTAACCGCGTTTTCAACGCTGGAATTAAGCGCCGCTGTCGGAAAGAGCCGTAAAGTTCTTGCTGTGACAGACGCTGGATTTACTAAGAAGATGAGGTCTATTATGGAATAGAACAGGAGGACAAGGTATTGTCTAAGAAGAGATTGTACGAAATTGCCAAAGAACTTGGCAAAGAAAGTAAAGAAATCGTCGCCAAGGCTAAGGAACTTGGGGCGGATGTAAAAAGTCATTCTTCAAGTGTTGAAGCTGATATTGCTCAAAAAATTGTTGCCAGCTTCTCAGCTACAAAAGCAAGTGGCGCGACACCGGAGAAAAAGGCAGCAGAACCAGCTCCAATCGCTACTGTAGCGCCTAGGGTTTCAGAAGAAAAAGTTGCCGTAGTTTCGAAAGAAGCGGCACCTGTACAAGCTGTACAAAGACCGAAAAGTCGTAACTTTAAGGCTGAACGGGAGGCAAGGGCAAAAGAACAGGCTGAACGTCGCCAACAAGGACGATCTGCCCATCAAGGACAGCAGGATAGACGAGGTGGACAAGACCGTCGTGACCAACAAGGTCGCAAGGACCGTCGAGATCAAGGGACAGGGGAACGTCGTGAGTTTCAAGGACGTGAACGCCGTCAAGATCAAGGCAGAGACCGTCGCCAAGATCAGGGACGCGATCGTCGTCCACAAGGTGACAAGCCAGGTTTTGGTCGTCAGACCAATCAGCGCCCTGTTGAACCGGCAGCACCGAAAATTGATTTCAAAGCTAGAGCAGCAGCATTAAAAGCTGAGCAAAATGCAGAATATGCTCGCAGCAGCGAAGAACGTTTCAGACAGGCACAAGAAGCTAAGAAAAAAGTCGTGAAACAAAAAGAAATCAAATTTGAAGAGCCAGTTGTGGAGACAAAACCATTTGTCAAACCAGAGGCTACTCCAATTGAAACAGCAAACGCTGATACTCGTCGTAAGAAACAAGCTCGACCAGACAAGAAGCGTGACTTTAATAGTGACGAAGAAGATGGTCCACGGAAACAACAAAGAAATCGAAATAGTCAAAATCAAGTGAGAAATCAAAGAAATAGTAACTGGAATAACAACAAGAAAAACAAAAAAGGCAAGAGCAACCAACCTGTTAAGCCTGTCACAGAGCGCAAGTTCCACGAATTGCCAAGTGAATTTGAATACACAGCTGGTATGACCGTCGCAGAAATTGCAAAACGGATCAAACGCGAACCTGCCGAAATCGTGAAGAAACTCTTCCTCATGGGTGTCA is a genomic window of Streptococcus sp. 29896 containing:
- a CDS encoding YlxQ-related RNA-binding protein; this encodes MDSNKTQKILNLLGLAQRAGRLISGEELVVEAIQKKQAKLVFLAEDAGPNLRKKITDKSQTYQVEVVTAFSTLELSAAVGKSRKVLAVTDAGFTKKMRSIME